A single region of the Neisseriaceae bacterium genome encodes:
- a CDS encoding MBL fold metallo-hydrolase, with the protein MALKVHTIPVTSLMQNATIVWDEETKDCIISDMGGSVDKFLSFIKDNQLHLNAIWLTHGHFDHIQAVAEFLHKQTVDVLGPHHEDSFWIQGLPTVLKNYGFPLKESFTPTRWLKEGDQLKIGHYPFIVLEIPGHTPGHVVFYSEKAKLLIAGDVLFLESIGRTDLPKGNHQDLIKNIKNKLLILPEDTTVITGHGPYTTIGHEKKYNPFF; encoded by the coding sequence ATGGCATTAAAAGTCCACACTATACCTGTCACAAGTCTTATGCAAAATGCGACCATAGTATGGGATGAAGAAACTAAAGATTGTATTATCTCTGATATGGGAGGCAGTGTAGACAAATTTCTCTCATTCATTAAAGACAATCAGTTACATTTAAATGCCATTTGGCTAACCCATGGACATTTTGATCATATACAAGCAGTTGCAGAATTTTTGCATAAACAAACAGTTGATGTACTAGGCCCTCATCATGAAGATTCATTTTGGATTCAAGGCTTACCCACTGTACTAAAAAATTATGGCTTTCCTCTTAAAGAATCATTTACCCCAACCCGTTGGTTGAAAGAAGGAGATCAATTAAAGATAGGCCACTATCCTTTTATAGTTTTAGAAATTCCTGGTCACACACCTGGACATGTTGTCTTCTATTCAGAAAAAGCAAAATTATTGATTGCTGGGGATGTTTTATTTTTAGAATCTATAGGACGTACTGATCTACCTAAGGGCAATCATCAAGACTTAATAAAGAATATTAAAAATAAATTGTTAATATTACCCGAGGATACTACAGTCATTACCGGACATGGCCCTTATACCACAATAGGGCATGAGAAAAAATATAATCCTTTTTTTTAA
- a CDS encoding aminotransferase class V-fold PLP-dependent enzyme: MNEKIATKVIHSSYIPEEHNRALMPPIYQNSMFKMHEIGENIPFRYSRVSNPTRSILENTVADLEKGCAAFAFSSGIAAIDAIWRSILIPGDTIIVTADIYGGSYDLLTQVYQNWGINILFADLINPDHLQKLLSQKKAKLVWLETPSNPLLKILDIKQLVDIAKKYNVLVGIDNTFATPYLQNPLDYGIDFIAHSATKYLCGHSDVLMGMAVVKDKRYAELIKNIQINTGGIAGPVDCSLVLRGIKTLTIRMDRHQENAQIIAERLLNHTKISQVYYPGLTHHPQHELAKKQMRGFGGLVSIRLKTDSREEANRVIKKFQLFQMSSSLGGVESLVNHSASQSHGEMSTEVKNNLGITEGLLRLSIGIEDVEDIWHDLKQALDE; encoded by the coding sequence ATGAACGAGAAAATAGCCACTAAAGTTATTCATTCCTCTTACATCCCCGAAGAACATAATCGTGCCCTAATGCCTCCGATTTATCAAAACAGTATGTTTAAAATGCATGAGATAGGAGAAAATATTCCTTTTCGTTATTCTCGTGTTAGCAATCCAACACGCTCTATTCTAGAGAATACAGTAGCTGATTTAGAAAAAGGCTGTGCTGCATTTGCTTTTAGTAGTGGCATTGCTGCTATTGATGCTATTTGGAGGTCTATTTTAATACCCGGTGATACTATTATTGTTACTGCTGATATTTATGGTGGTTCTTATGATTTGCTCACCCAAGTCTACCAAAATTGGGGAATCAATATTCTTTTTGCTGATTTAATAAATCCTGATCACCTACAAAAATTACTCTCTCAAAAAAAAGCCAAACTGGTTTGGCTGGAGACCCCTAGTAACCCTTTATTAAAAATATTAGATATCAAACAATTAGTAGATATTGCAAAAAAATACAATGTACTAGTTGGGATCGATAATACTTTTGCTACGCCTTATTTACAAAACCCTTTAGATTATGGTATTGATTTTATTGCACATTCAGCTACTAAATATTTATGCGGTCATTCAGATGTATTAATGGGAATGGCTGTCGTAAAAGATAAAAGATATGCAGAACTTATTAAAAATATTCAAATTAATACAGGTGGTATTGCAGGACCTGTGGACTGTTCTTTGGTACTAAGAGGCATTAAAACCTTAACCATTCGTATGGATAGACATCAAGAAAATGCTCAAATAATTGCTGAACGTTTGCTAAACCACACTAAAATCTCTCAAGTATATTATCCAGGCTTGACTCATCATCCTCAACACGAACTTGCAAAAAAACAAATGAGAGGATTTGGTGGTTTGGTATCCATTCGTCTTAAAACAGATAGTAGAGAAGAAGCTAATCGAGTTATTAAAAAATTTCAATTATTTCAAATGTCCTCCAGCCTAGGTGGCGTAGAAAGTCTGGTTAACCATTCTGCTAGTCAGTCTCATGGTGAAATGAGTACTGAAGTTAAAAATAATCTAGGTATCACTGAAGGATTACTACGACTCTCAATAGGTATTGAAGATGTTGAAGATATATGGCATGACTTAAAACAAGCATTAGACGAATAG
- a CDS encoding peptidylprolyl isomerase — translation MIRLYTNLGDIDIELDYEKAPVTAKNFEDYVTNGFYDGTIFHRVIDNFMIQGGGFDQDMNQKKTRDPIRNEADNGLKNDQYTVAMARTAQPHSATAQFFINVKDNNFLNYTTPDTNGWGYCVFGKVIAGQDVVDQIRQQKTGNYGMHSDVPLDPIVITKAEKLA, via the coding sequence ATGATTAGATTGTATACTAATTTGGGTGATATAGACATAGAACTTGATTATGAAAAAGCACCTGTGACAGCAAAAAACTTTGAAGATTATGTGACTAATGGTTTTTATGATGGCACGATATTTCATCGTGTGATTGATAATTTTATGATTCAGGGAGGTGGGTTTGATCAGGATATGAATCAGAAGAAAACCAGAGATCCTATTAGAAATGAGGCTGATAATGGTTTGAAAAATGATCAATATACTGTTGCGATGGCCAGAACAGCACAGCCTCATTCGGCGACTGCACAGTTTTTTATTAATGTTAAAGATAATAATTTTTTAAATTATACAACACCTGATACTAATGGTTGGGGGTATTGTGTTTTTGGTAAGGTAATAGCAGGCCAAGATGTTGTGGATCAGATTAGGCAACAAAAGACCGGGAATTATGGCATGCATAGCGATGTTCCATTAGATCCAATTGTGATTACTAAAGCTGAAAAATTGGCTTAA
- a CDS encoding class 1 fructose-bisphosphatase, whose protein sequence is MKIFASYLSDYAQKNNISLALISVVETIVGACVKISNQVRLGDLSGILGEAGTGNIQGEQQKKLDVLANQILVEQLSNNEKIAGIASEEEDNFICLNSEQNYLVLFDPLDGSSNTDVNISIGTIFSILKKSNEKLEEKHFLQAGKEQIAAGYVLYGPQSILVLSFGREVLMFTLNDKQDFIPNTQVVSIPKQTQEFAINMSNQRYWEQPMQQYIHGLLQGKEGERQKNYNMRWVASMVAEVHRILRRGGIFLYPKDSRQTNQNGKLRLLYEANPMSFIVQAAGGKASSLTSDILDIKPQKLHQRVPVVLGSSEEVDFAQQLHIINSKRGNK, encoded by the coding sequence GTGAAGATCTTTGCATCTTATTTGTCAGATTATGCTCAAAAAAATAATATATCTTTAGCATTAATTTCAGTTGTGGAAACTATAGTTGGAGCCTGTGTGAAAATTAGCAATCAAGTTCGATTAGGTGATTTATCAGGTATTTTAGGTGAGGCAGGAACAGGGAATATTCAGGGAGAACAACAAAAAAAATTGGATGTTTTGGCTAATCAAATTTTAGTTGAGCAATTATCAAACAATGAGAAAATAGCGGGCATCGCATCAGAAGAAGAAGATAATTTTATATGTCTAAATTCTGAACAAAACTACTTAGTCTTATTTGATCCTTTGGATGGTTCTTCTAATACTGACGTTAATATTTCAATTGGCACTATTTTTTCTATTTTAAAAAAATCAAATGAAAAATTAGAAGAAAAACATTTTTTACAAGCAGGCAAAGAGCAAATAGCAGCAGGTTACGTGTTGTATGGGCCTCAAAGTATACTAGTACTAAGTTTTGGGCGAGAGGTATTGATGTTTACTTTAAATGATAAGCAAGACTTTATCCCGAATACCCAAGTAGTGTCTATTCCTAAACAAACCCAAGAATTTGCAATTAATATGTCTAACCAAAGATATTGGGAACAACCTATGCAACAATATATTCATGGTTTGTTGCAAGGAAAAGAAGGAGAAAGACAGAAAAATTACAATATGCGTTGGGTTGCTTCTATGGTAGCCGAAGTACATCGTATTTTAAGACGTGGTGGTATTTTTTTATATCCCAAAGATAGTCGACAAACTAACCAGAATGGCAAATTAAGATTACTGTATGAGGCGAATCCTATGAGTTTTATTGTACAAGCTGCAGGTGGAAAAGCAAGCAGTTTGACCTCTGATATTTTAGATATCAAACCTCAAAAATTGCATCAGAGAGTTCCGGTTGTATTAGGTTCAAGTGAAGAGGTGGATTTTGCACAACAATTACATATAATTAATTCAAAGAGAGGGAATAAATGA
- a CDS encoding EexN family lipoprotein, producing the protein MKGKKMKKLSLLLIICALSSCSKSEKIYTVDEFMNDEALREKTLKECEDMSMGDQFNSTNCHRARKAENKVNIKNNK; encoded by the coding sequence ATGAAAGGAAAAAAAATGAAGAAACTGAGTCTTTTATTAATTATATGCGCATTAAGTTCTTGTTCTAAATCAGAAAAAATATATACTGTGGATGAATTTATGAATGATGAAGCACTTAGAGAAAAGACATTAAAGGAATGTGAAGATATGAGTATGGGCGATCAATTTAATAGCACCAATTGTCATAGAGCCCGGAAAGCAGAAAATAAAGTTAATATTAAAAACAATAAATAG
- a CDS encoding peptidylprolyl isomerase A: MKRLSLLSLLLCSVLTMAEVNVLMKTSLGDIELMLDDVKAPISVKNFLEYVNKDFYNNTIFHRVIPGFMIQGGGFTQEMVQKNTNTPIINESKNGLKNNIGTIAMARTNEANSATSQFFINTKDNDFLNYKNGDDIGYAVFGKVTKGMDVVRAIEAVPTSTYGYYQDVPQKPIKILSVQILSK, from the coding sequence ATGAAAAGATTAAGTTTATTAAGCTTATTGTTATGTAGTGTTTTGACAATGGCGGAAGTCAATGTGTTAATGAAAACGTCTCTGGGGGATATTGAATTAATGTTGGATGATGTAAAAGCGCCTATTTCTGTGAAGAATTTCTTAGAGTATGTGAATAAAGATTTTTATAACAACACGATTTTTCATCGTGTTATTCCAGGATTTATGATTCAAGGAGGTGGTTTTACACAAGAGATGGTACAAAAAAATACTAATACTCCGATTATTAATGAATCAAAGAATGGTTTGAAAAATAATATAGGAACTATTGCTATGGCCAGAACCAACGAAGCTAACTCTGCAACTTCTCAATTTTTTATTAATACCAAAGATAATGACTTTTTAAATTATAAGAATGGTGATGATATTGGTTATGCAGTGTTTGGCAAAGTGACTAAGGGGATGGATGTTGTCAGGGCGATTGAAGCAGTTCCAACAAGTACTTATGGTTATTACCAAGATGTGCCACAAAAGCCTATTAAAATTTTATCAGTACAAATTTTATCTAAATAA
- a CDS encoding aspartate kinase — MALIVQKYGGTSVGSVERIQNVAKRIAKFKQQGDDVVVVVSAMSGETNRLVSLAEAIQAQPNQRELDVVLSTGEQVTIGLLCMALEAIGIRAKSYTGWQIPVSTNHVHTKARIEDINDVKLKQDLKDGKVIVVAGFQGVDRYGDITTLGRGGSDTSAVALAAKLKADECQIYTDVDGVYTTDPRVVPEAKRLNKITFEEMLELSSLGSKVLQIRSVEFAGKYHVRLRVLSSLKDDCEGTLITFEEDKNMEHVVVSGIAFDRNQARINVRGVPDKPGIAYNILGAIADANIEVDMIIQNVGENDTTDFSFTVPRNDYQNALEVLNTEQDKIHAKTIDGDGTVVKVSVVGLGMRSHSGVASRIFKALANENINIKMIATSEIKVSVLIDEKYLELATRVLHQAFQLDK; from the coding sequence ATGGCATTGATTGTTCAAAAATATGGCGGTACTTCAGTTGGTTCAGTTGAGCGCATACAAAATGTTGCTAAGCGAATTGCTAAATTTAAACAACAGGGAGATGACGTAGTAGTAGTAGTTTCAGCGATGAGTGGTGAAACAAATCGTTTGGTTTCTTTAGCTGAAGCGATACAAGCACAACCTAATCAAAGAGAGTTAGATGTTGTGTTATCGACAGGCGAACAAGTGACTATCGGTTTATTGTGTATGGCCTTAGAAGCGATAGGTATTCGTGCCAAAAGTTATACTGGATGGCAAATACCTGTTAGTACCAACCATGTGCATACCAAGGCACGTATTGAAGATATCAATGATGTTAAGCTAAAACAGGATTTAAAAGATGGAAAGGTGATTGTAGTAGCTGGTTTTCAAGGTGTGGATAGATATGGCGATATTACCACTTTGGGCAGAGGAGGTTCTGATACGTCCGCTGTTGCATTGGCAGCTAAACTAAAGGCAGATGAATGTCAGATTTATACGGATGTAGATGGTGTTTATACCACCGATCCTAGAGTAGTACCGGAAGCTAAAAGACTAAATAAAATTACTTTTGAAGAAATGCTTGAATTATCTTCATTAGGTTCAAAAGTCTTACAGATTCGTTCTGTTGAATTTGCTGGTAAATATCATGTTCGTTTGAGAGTATTAAGTAGCTTAAAAGATGATTGTGAGGGGACATTAATTACATTTGAAGAGGATAAAAATATGGAGCATGTGGTCGTTTCAGGAATTGCATTTGATAGAAATCAAGCTAGAATAAATGTGAGAGGTGTTCCCGACAAGCCAGGGATTGCATATAATATTTTGGGGGCTATTGCCGACGCTAATATTGAGGTTGATATGATTATTCAAAATGTTGGTGAAAATGATACAACTGATTTTTCATTTACAGTGCCTAGAAATGATTATCAGAATGCACTTGAGGTTTTAAATACAGAACAAGATAAAATTCATGCTAAGACTATTGATGGAGATGGCACAGTAGTAAAAGTTTCTGTAGTTGGTTTGGGTATGCGCTCTCATTCTGGAGTGGCTTCTCGAATTTTTAAAGCTCTAGCAAATGAAAATATCAATATTAAAATGATCGCAACATCAGAAATTAAAGTTTCAGTACTGATTGATGAAAAGTATTTAGAATTAGCTACTCGTGTTCTGCATCAAGCTTTTCAATTAGATAAATAA
- a CDS encoding AAA family ATPase: MNPIESPLLQSLNPEQLAAVTYPNNQSLLVLAGAGSGKTRVLTSRIIWLLATKQSLPQNILAVTFTNKAAKEMRSRIQGILPYSIQDMWVGTFHSLCHRILRRYHEIAQLQKNFQIIDTQDQLSIIKRILKNNSTIDNSITPKDLVNYINNNKEQGYRSINPVLMTHHQYDLLNSYYAIYEQTCHRENLVDFTELLLRCVETLQNSTLLQESLQRRFQHILVDEFQDTNNLQYQWLKLITGNHASIFAVGDDDQSIYSFRGANVKNMQYLIQDFKIIQSIKLEQNYRSTQTILDAANELIAHNTDRIGKKLRSVQKQGELIKYNRTYSELEESQFVLEEIKSHHRNGESYSSMAILYRNNAQSRIIEQSLFNAGIPYKVYGGLRFYEREEIKHALAYLRLLVNPEDDHSLLRVINFPNRGIGHKSIENLQTKAAEIQDSLWNVLLQEKSKNKNIASFYHIICDLREQIDQLSFSDLINELIHKSGLIQYYQQKKGDFQNKIDNLHELVNATYTFDDQDIEQIFSDTPQAISVKDKITAFLSNASLEAGERNSQSSNDPSDYVQLMTVHSAKGLEFDTVFLIAMEEGLFPSGYSLNHHDSLEEERRLMYVATTRAKKNLYLSSVYERYHQGRKNIALQSRFINEIPEHLIHHLSAKDNTPLVSTPLQGRKNNVSLTDKENEPYTLGMMVKHPSFGVGVIINRQKKSHSYVLTINFGQYGLKILDSSLAKLEAI, encoded by the coding sequence ATGAACCCAATTGAGTCTCCACTCTTACAATCTCTCAATCCTGAACAATTAGCAGCTGTGACCTATCCAAATAATCAGTCCTTACTTGTTTTAGCCGGCGCTGGTAGTGGCAAAACCCGGGTTCTTACTTCTCGAATTATCTGGTTACTTGCCACTAAACAAAGTTTACCACAAAACATTTTAGCCGTAACATTTACCAATAAAGCAGCCAAAGAAATGCGTTCACGGATTCAAGGCATATTACCTTACTCAATTCAAGATATGTGGGTAGGTACTTTTCATAGTTTATGTCATCGGATTTTACGACGCTATCACGAGATAGCTCAATTACAAAAAAATTTTCAAATTATTGACACACAGGATCAATTATCTATTATCAAACGTATTTTAAAAAATAACTCTACCATTGATAATAGTATTACTCCCAAAGACCTAGTAAATTATATCAATAATAATAAAGAACAAGGTTATAGAAGCATCAATCCAGTTCTAATGACTCATCATCAATATGATTTGCTTAACTCGTATTATGCTATTTACGAACAGACTTGTCATCGTGAAAATTTGGTTGATTTTACAGAACTCTTGTTACGTTGCGTTGAAACACTTCAAAATAGTACCTTATTGCAAGAGTCTCTACAACGTCGTTTCCAACACATTTTAGTTGATGAATTTCAAGATACCAATAATTTGCAATATCAATGGTTAAAATTAATTACTGGAAATCATGCAAGTATTTTTGCTGTAGGCGACGATGACCAAAGTATCTACTCATTTCGCGGTGCCAATGTCAAAAATATGCAGTATCTAATTCAAGACTTCAAAATTATACAATCGATCAAATTAGAGCAAAATTACCGCTCTACCCAAACAATATTGGATGCAGCCAATGAATTAATCGCACATAATACAGATAGGATTGGAAAAAAACTTAGAAGTGTCCAAAAACAAGGGGAACTTATCAAATATAATCGGACTTATTCTGAACTAGAAGAAAGCCAATTTGTTTTAGAGGAAATCAAATCTCATCACCGAAACGGTGAGTCTTATAGTTCTATGGCTATTTTATATCGCAATAATGCACAATCAAGAATTATTGAACAAAGTTTATTTAATGCCGGTATTCCCTATAAAGTTTATGGCGGCTTACGTTTTTATGAGCGAGAAGAAATCAAACATGCTCTGGCCTATCTAAGATTATTAGTAAACCCTGAGGATGATCATTCTCTACTTAGAGTTATTAACTTCCCAAATCGAGGCATAGGCCACAAGAGTATTGAAAATTTACAGACTAAAGCTGCAGAAATACAAGACTCCCTATGGAACGTTTTATTACAAGAAAAAAGTAAAAATAAGAATATAGCTAGTTTTTATCACATTATTTGTGACTTACGTGAGCAGATAGATCAATTATCTTTCTCTGATTTAATCAATGAACTAATACATAAATCAGGACTGATTCAATATTATCAACAAAAAAAAGGTGACTTCCAAAATAAAATTGATAACTTACATGAATTAGTTAATGCAACTTATACTTTTGACGATCAAGATATTGAACAAATATTTTCTGACACACCCCAAGCAATTAGTGTGAAAGATAAAATTACAGCTTTCTTATCAAATGCCAGTTTAGAAGCAGGGGAACGAAACTCTCAATCTTCCAATGACCCTTCGGATTATGTACAATTAATGACAGTCCATTCTGCTAAAGGATTAGAATTTGATACAGTATTTTTAATTGCAATGGAAGAAGGTTTATTTCCTAGTGGATACTCACTTAATCATCATGACAGTCTAGAAGAAGAGCGTCGCCTTATGTACGTTGCGACTACTCGAGCAAAAAAAAACTTATATCTAAGTTCTGTCTATGAACGTTATCATCAAGGCAGAAAAAATATTGCCCTACAATCTCGTTTTATTAACGAAATACCAGAACATTTAATTCATCACCTATCTGCTAAAGATAACACCCCCTTAGTCTCTACGCCATTGCAAGGTAGAAAGAATAATGTATCACTCACAGATAAAGAAAATGAACCCTATACTTTAGGTATGATGGTCAAACATCCAAGTTTTGGCGTTGGTGTAATTATTAACCGGCAAAAAAAATCTCATTCTTATGTATTAACCATTAATTTTGGTCAATATGGACTCAAAATCCTAGATTCTAGTCTTGCCAAACTAGAAGCCATTTAG
- a CDS encoding NAD(P)H-hydrate dehydratase: protein MRQYTFFQKIDHNWLQSEFPNVFKERAEDSHKGTFGSLVILGGSKGMQGALVLAGQSALKMGCGKVYLGFVSEKKQSIDYIANSPEIMIRNYQDYFNKQIQLQAAVVGCGLGHSLLAQQILQQSLLRWNIPIVLDADALNLLAKREITCQLSATQHILTPHPLEAARLLHTTVEKIQSDRIQSAYQIAQQYCANVILKGHQTIVYSLKDDSVYINQTGNSGLATAGTGDVLSGILGSLLAQGFPISESIKAGVFLHGLAADWLVSKRIGPIGLTASEIIDAVRDVRNQLTYHHY from the coding sequence ATGAGACAATATACTTTTTTTCAAAAAATTGACCATAACTGGCTTCAAAGTGAATTCCCAAATGTGTTTAAAGAGCGAGCAGAGGACTCACATAAAGGTACTTTTGGGAGTTTAGTGATTTTAGGTGGTAGTAAGGGAATGCAGGGTGCTTTGGTACTAGCTGGACAAAGTGCTTTGAAGATGGGGTGTGGCAAAGTGTATTTAGGATTTGTGTCAGAAAAAAAACAATCCATTGATTATATTGCCAATTCACCGGAAATAATGATAAGAAATTATCAAGACTATTTCAATAAACAAATTCAGTTACAGGCAGCAGTGGTTGGCTGTGGTTTAGGGCACAGCTTATTAGCACAACAAATACTACAACAAAGTCTATTGAGATGGAATATTCCTATAGTGCTAGATGCGGATGCCCTGAATTTACTGGCAAAAAGAGAAATAACTTGTCAGCTATCTGCAACGCAACATATTTTAACACCACACCCATTAGAAGCGGCGAGACTATTACATACTACGGTCGAGAAGATACAAAGTGATCGCATACAATCTGCTTATCAAATAGCACAACAATATTGTGCAAACGTTATTTTAAAAGGACATCAAACTATTGTTTATAGTTTGAAAGATGACTCTGTTTATATTAACCAAACGGGTAATAGTGGTCTAGCCACAGCAGGTACTGGAGATGTTTTATCGGGGATATTGGGTAGTCTGTTAGCTCAAGGTTTTCCGATTTCAGAAAGTATAAAAGCTGGGGTCTTTCTACATGGTTTGGCTGCAGATTGGCTGGTATCTAAACGTATTGGTCCTATTGGCTTAACTGCTTCTGAAATTATAGATGCTGTTCGTGATGTTAGGAATCAATTGACTTATCATCACTATTAA
- the rlmJ gene encoding 23S rRNA (adenine(2030)-N(6))-methyltransferase RlmJ — protein MLSYRHAFHAGNHADILKHYCLFETISYFVNKNKPFSYIDTHAGAGLYAINSDQARKTQEYEEGVLKLFNSDLEVDKSLLAFKNFLAYFVSRQQYPGSSYLAKTIIPKNESLYLYELHPSDFSVLESNMSLDTHQNIKLFYSDGLQGLLSLLPPKVRRAIIMIDPSYEVKTDYLQIPKTVDQAYKKFSTGCYLIWYPLLARQRHRSMIKSLSNISAKYIQVELIVADVDNDTGMYGSGMWIINPPFILKNQLSTVLPQMVSLLKQSETAHFILDSGLL, from the coding sequence ATGCTTAGCTATCGACACGCCTTTCATGCTGGGAACCATGCAGATATATTAAAACATTATTGCCTGTTTGAAACCATTTCATATTTTGTCAATAAAAATAAACCATTTTCCTATATTGACACTCATGCAGGTGCCGGTTTGTATGCTATTAATTCAGATCAGGCAAGAAAAACTCAGGAATATGAAGAAGGTGTTTTGAAACTATTTAATTCTGATTTAGAAGTAGATAAGAGTTTATTAGCATTTAAAAATTTTTTAGCTTATTTTGTGTCTCGGCAACAATACCCAGGTTCATCATATCTTGCAAAAACAATAATACCTAAAAATGAATCACTTTATTTGTACGAATTACATCCTAGTGATTTTTCTGTTTTAGAAAGTAATATGTCTCTTGATACACATCAGAATATAAAATTATTTTATTCAGACGGATTGCAAGGTCTTTTATCTTTACTTCCGCCTAAAGTCAGGCGGGCGATAATAATGATAGATCCTTCTTATGAAGTGAAAACAGATTATCTACAGATCCCTAAAACAGTAGATCAGGCATATAAAAAGTTTAGTACAGGTTGTTATTTAATATGGTACCCATTGTTAGCACGACAAAGGCATCGATCGATGATAAAGTCTCTATCTAATATTAGTGCTAAGTACATACAAGTAGAATTAATAGTAGCAGATGTTGATAATGATACTGGTATGTATGGTAGTGGAATGTGGATTATAAATCCGCCATTTATCCTGAAAAATCAATTAAGTACTGTATTGCCTCAAATGGTATCGTTATTAAAACAGAGTGAAACAGCACATTTTATTTTAGATTCTGGATTGTTATAA
- a CDS encoding alpha/beta fold hydrolase: MKFIILMLLSCLIASCSSVKTSTIHQYSDVPKTTRGEVVSSSEYSAPVFIHNIKKIIYYQYTTEGDTGSVVASSLILLPDKPNSKLVVLAHGTIGVDVACSVDKTFPLFLHKGFINPLLKEGYTIVMPNYRGLGQTNATHFYFNAKESGKDLLDAILAAMKLQKIDIETPVVFLGYSQGGHAALSATEMRKSYFPQLNLVGLVLYAALVNFDEMINDILSKKISSTVQYFLLPYVVSPIVRSHSDIHYKDFFSSSAVPKDSGEDLVCLFDIVKMIPISNKWTLHPSDKALEVAVSYYKEQNLPHVRVDTPLMLIRGSKDAVIIDRWSKDYVTKLCSVGDVVEEVIYNGGHLSMAGVPRAVDWIRKRFNQEPPHNVCNTLSDKNNVQ; encoded by the coding sequence ATGAAATTTATTATATTAATGTTATTAAGTTGCCTGATAGCTTCCTGTTCTTCTGTTAAAACCAGTACTATCCACCAATATTCAGACGTACCGAAGACGACTCGTGGGGAGGTTGTATCAAGTAGTGAATATAGTGCGCCTGTTTTTATTCATAATATAAAAAAGATCATTTATTATCAGTATACAACCGAAGGCGATACAGGGTCAGTGGTTGCTTCTAGTTTAATATTGTTACCAGATAAACCTAATAGTAAATTGGTCGTTCTTGCTCATGGAACTATTGGTGTTGATGTGGCTTGTAGTGTTGATAAGACTTTCCCTTTATTTTTGCACAAAGGATTCATCAATCCTTTGTTGAAAGAGGGCTATACAATAGTTATGCCCAATTATAGGGGGTTGGGACAAACCAATGCTACACATTTTTATTTTAATGCAAAGGAATCAGGTAAAGATTTGTTAGATGCTATATTGGCGGCCATGAAATTGCAAAAAATAGATATAGAAACCCCAGTTGTATTTTTGGGGTATTCACAGGGTGGACATGCTGCTCTAAGCGCGACCGAAATGAGAAAAAGTTATTTCCCTCAGCTTAATTTAGTTGGTTTGGTTTTATATGCAGCACTTGTTAATTTTGATGAAATGATTAACGATATATTGAGTAAAAAAATCTCTTCTACTGTCCAATATTTCTTATTACCTTATGTGGTTTCGCCTATTGTTCGTAGCCATTCTGATATTCATTATAAGGATTTTTTTAGTTCTTCGGCAGTTCCTAAAGATTCTGGGGAAGATCTTGTATGCCTATTCGATATAGTGAAAATGATTCCTATTTCAAACAAATGGACTCTTCATCCTTCTGATAAAGCGTTAGAAGTTGCTGTTTCGTATTATAAAGAACAAAATTTGCCGCATGTTAGGGTGGATACACCTTTAATGTTGATTAGAGGTTCAAAGGATGCAGTAATCATAGATCGATGGAGTAAAGATTATGTTACTAAGTTGTGTAGTGTAGGTGATGTTGTGGAGGAAGTTATTTATAATGGCGGTCATCTTAGTATGGCTGGTGTTCCTAGAGCTGTAGACTGGATAAGGAAAAGATTTAATCAAGAACCTCCTCATAATGTATGTAATACTCTATCAGATAAAAATAATGTTCAATAA